A window of Chaetodon auriga isolate fChaAug3 chromosome 2, fChaAug3.hap1, whole genome shotgun sequence contains these coding sequences:
- the gli1 gene encoding zinc finger protein GLI1, with amino-acid sequence MPVDMQPHQGLYHYETSPSQPSRGLVPSDQSPYSDVSSLRAPLLNGPPQDCRAMYNPMTPSMTHGSGPGQGMGHCMDQYMRPPQAPPPHSMMGHRGMPPTEGGNSTPYCNQNMMSSHHNFCQIQPGSDQIGSGDGSRFSTPRSMLKLSKKRALSISPLSDASVDLQTVIRTSPNSLVAFVNSRCNPNGASSYGHLSVSAMSPSLGYSSNINCQSRQQGSMYGGGGGTPLGGHTPGPCQASRLPPHNPRLHAPPKHGHLKTEPGLGVVMDGMNVKSLEERSEGDVASPSSTGTQDPLLGLLDGRDDLDKEDGKPEQEAVYETNCHWESCNKEFDTQDQLVHHINNEHIHGEKKEFVCHWQECSREQRPFKAQYMLVVHMRRHTGEKPHKCTFEGCNKAYSRLENLKTHLRSHTGEKPYVCEHEGCNKAFSNASDRAKHQNRTHSNEKPYVCKIPGCTKRYTDPSSLRKHVKTVHGPEAHITKKHRGDTGPRPPGSALTPGGQSSELLLEKEETRREDCKLLAPESALKSQPSPGGQSSCSSERSPLGSANNNDSGVEMNLNAAGSLEDLTALEDGVAGGGGGGEPGSVGGTMGMSAQALKRLENLKIDKLKQIRRPTPPARCANSKLPALPGPGENMGMCAPSPLLSNRRVMELSNHDLGGVTSVNCSSNDRRGSGTSSLSSAYTVSRRSSMVSPYLSSRRSSEVSQMGGTAGGGCHLLGPEQSGGDPLSPETNRRGAPCPGGGGLPGLPNLTPAQQYSLKAKYAAATGGPPPTPLPNMEQTGTPVRRGGVLSEYQGQPLPPFLQQGGPRRHSANTEYGTGVIYPHQAPGNNSRRASDPVRSAADPQALPKRFNSLNNVAMMGRRNALQHRGSDSSLARHMYSPRPPSITENVMMEAMGMEPHLAPVDARDRSLMMPPGERSFMGYQQQHQTLGGVGGGGPLSNQLSPSHDSLSCPDQAYIQGHYQNQGGEVTSRTGGNSIGQARPIHSEGMSNTLLQQAEYSMSNCQLSPSGPHYPNIGQGGDAGGPWSDSHSQIQTSSHTLQNQRGMQYSDPSLQPQQTQAHFNNQTGLYNSPDGTHKLIIKPEQQFHPGMGGGDACQSAKLQQQRMLLQQTQGYPQQTGQVMMRNSNNPSCDFQGQNQNSFPSGGGLSLGCAGTALSDGQRSETPMMQVKEMMVRNYVQSQQALMWEQQQEQQQQQSGIKPPPLSDNMDMSAQTAMIQHSPQHQNQNLYSSQAYPSFPNQNLVMSPPAHSRGPTSVTPKEQQLTGLQGSCYGQEMVVPRPPQGRKPLSRQNSLSQVGGVYLGSPPHLSPVHSNSSPRRGVRLPPVQHPQHPQNEMFSPSNNNSMYYSGQINMDMEKHMDPQNGPCLNQQHNMGSNLDPTGGTKSAPLDPYPESGPISNALENLDLDNARIDFTSIIDDAESSTFSPVNNPLQGQPGSSSQASSRLTTPQTSVSLAAGSGLSNMAVGDMTSMLTSLAGENKYLNTLS; translated from the exons ATGCCAGTGGACATGCAGCCACACCAGGGGCTGTATCACTACGAGACCTCACCCAGTCAGCCCTCCAGAGG CCTAGTCCCATCAGACCAGTCTCCCTACAGTGATGTGTCCTCTCTGCGTGCCCCGCTCCTCAACGGCCCTCCCCAGGACTGCAGAGCTATGTATAATCCCATGACTCCCAGTATGACTCATGGCTCAGGACCAGGACAGGGCATGGGCCACTGCATGGATCAATACATGAGGCCCCCTCAGGCCCCGCCGCCACACAGTATGATGGGCCACAGGGGCATGCCGCCCACAGAGG GTGGCAATAGCACCCCCTACTGTAACCAGAACATGATGTCCTCTCATCACAACTTCTGCCAGATTCAGCCTGGCTCTGATCAGATTGGCTCAGGCGACG GCTCGAGGTTCTCCACGCCTCGTTCCATGCTGAAGCTGAGCAAAAAGAGAGCTCTGtccatctctcctctgtctgatgCCAGTGTAGACCTGCAGACGGTCATCCGGACTTCACCTAACTCCCTAGTGGCTTTTGTTAACTCTCGCTGTAACCCCAACGGTGCCAGTTCTTATGGCCATCTCTCTGTGAGCGCCATGAG CCCGTCCCTCGGCTATTCCAGCAATATAAATTGTCAATCCAGGCAACAAGGTTCCATgtatggaggaggtggggggacGCCTCTGGGTGGACACACACCAGGTCCCTGCCAAGCTTCCCGCTTACCTCCCCACAATCCTCGGCTCCACGCTCCGCCCAAGCATGGACAT CTGAAGACGGAGCCAGGCCTGGGAGTTGTGATGGATGGCATGAATGTGAAGAGCCTGGAGGAGAGGTCAGAGGGAGATGTGGCCAGTCCTTCTTCCACTGGCACTCAG GACCCTCTCCTGGGTCTACTGGATGGCAGAGATGACTTGGACAAAGAGGATGGGAAGCCGGAACAGGAGGCCGTCTATGAAACCAACTGCCACTGGGAGAGCTGCAACAAGGAGTTTGACACACAAGACCAGTTGGTTCAT CACATCAACAATGAGCACATCCATGGAGAAAAGAAGGAGTTTGTGTGTCACTGGCAGGAGTGCTCTCGAGAACAGAGGCCTTTCAAAGCGCAGTACATGCTGGTGGTTCATAtgcgcagacacacaggagagaagccACACAAGTgcact tttgaggGCTGTAATAAGGCCTACTCTCGCCTCGAGAATTTGAAGACCCACCTGCGCTCTCACACTGGAGAGAAACCATACGTGTGTGAGCATGAAGGCTGCAACAAGGCCTTCTCCAATGCCTCCGACCGGGCCAAGCACCAGAATCGAACTCACTCCAATGAG AAACCCTATGTATGTAAGATCCCTGGCTGCACTAAGCGGTACACAGATCCCAGCTCTTTGCGTAAACATGTGAAGACAGTGCATGGCCCTGAAGCCCACATCACTAAGAAGCATCGTGGAGACACAGGACCTCGACCCCCAGGTTCAGCTTTAACCCCTGGGGGCCagagctctgagctgctgctggagaaagaggagacacGCAGGGAGGACTGCAAACTGTTGGCTCCTGAGTCTGCTCTG AAATCCCAGCCAAGCCCTGGTGGTCAATCATCCTGCAGTAGCGAACGCTCTCCACTGGGGAGCGCCAACAACAATGACAGTGGGGTGGAGATGAACCTGAATGCAGCAGGCAGTCTGGAGGATCTCACAGCACTGGAGGACGGTGTTgccggtggaggaggaggaggcgagccAGGAAGTGTAGGAGGAACAATGGGAATGTCAGCACAGGCTTTAAAGAGGCTGGAAAACCTGAAGATTGACAAGCTGAAGCAAATCCGCAGGCCAACGCCTCCTGCCCGCTGCGCCAATAGCAAGCTACCTGCACTTCCTG GTCCAGGGGAAAATATGGGAATGTGTGCCCCTTCTCCACTCCTCTCAAATCGGCGCGTTATGGAGCTGTCCAACCATGATTTAGGAGGTGTCACATCAGTCAACTGCTCTTCTAATGACAGGAGAGGAAGTGGCACCAGCAGCCTTAGCTCTGCATATACTGTCAGCCGTCGGTCCTCCATGGTGTCTCCTTACCTGTCTAGCCGGCGCTCCAGTGAGGTCTCACAAATGGGAGGCACAGCTGGGGGAGGATGTCACCTCCTTGGCCCCGAGCAGAGTGGGGGAGACCCTCTTTCTCCTGAGACCAATCGCAGAGGAGCTCCAtgtcctggaggaggaggattgcCAGGTCTTCCTAATTTAACACCGGCCCAGCAATACAGCCTTAAGGCCAAATATGCTGCAGCAACTGGTGGACCACCACCCACTCCTTTACCCAATATGGAGCAGACAGGTACTCCAGTCAGAAGAGGGGGTGTTTTGAGTGAGTACCAGGGGCAGCCTCTGCCTCCCTTCCTTCAACAAGGTGGTCCACGTAGGCACAGTGCCAACACAGAGTATGGCACTGGTGTTATCTACCCTCACCAGGCTCCAGGTAACAATAGCAGGCGAGCCAGTGACCCGGTCCGATCAGCAGCAGATCCACAAGCTCTCCCCAAGCGCTTCAATAGCCTAAATAATGTAGCCATGATGGGCCGAAGGAATGCGCTGCAACACCGTGGCTCTGATTCCAGTCTTGCTCGCCACATGTACTCCCCTCGGCCACCAAGTATTACAGAAAATGTAATGATGGAGGCTATGGGTATGGAGCCCCACCTTGCCCCTGTTGATGCCAGGGATCGTTCCTTGATGATGCCTCCTGGAGAGAGAAGCTTCATGGGATACCAACAACAGCATCAAACTCTTGGAGGGGTTGGAGGTGGAGGTCCTCTTTCAAACCAACTGTCCCCCAGCCATGATTCACTGAGCTGCCCCGACCAGGCTTACATACAAGGGCACTACCAGAACCAGGGAGGAGAAGTCACTTCCAGGACAGGTGGAAATTCCATAGGCCAAGCAAGGCCTATCCACTCAGAGGGCATGTCCAATACACTTCTCCAACAGGCCGAGTACAGTATGAGCAACTGCCAGCTTAGTCCCTCTGGCCCGCATTATCCTAACATAGGACAGGGTGGTGATGCTGGAGGACCTTGGAGTGATAGCCACAGCCAAATCCAAACTTCCAGCCATACTCTCCAGAACCAGCGAGGAATGCAGTATTCAGATCCCAGCCTGCAGCCTCAACAGACACAGGCCCACTTCAACAATCAAACAGGCCTCTACAACAGTCCTGATGGTACCCACAAACTCATCATCAAGCCTGAGCAGCAGTTCCACCCTGGGATGGGTGGAGGAGATGCCTGTCAAAGTGCTAAGCTCCAACAGCAGCGGATGCTCCTCCAGCAGACTCAGGGTTACCCACAGCAGACAGGCCAGGTCATGATGAGGAACTCTAACAATCCCAGCTGTGACTTCCAAGGCCAGAACCAGAACTCCTTCCCCAGTGGAGGGGGCTTGAGTTTGGGCTGTGCTGGTACTGCGCTTTCAGATGGGCAGAGGTCAGAAACCCCCATGATGCAGGTGAAGGAGATGATGGTGAGGAACTATGTACAGTCCCAGCAAGCACTCATGTGGGAGCAGCaacaagagcagcagcagcagcagagtggaatAAAACCTCCTCCTCTATCTGATAACATGGATATGAGTGCCCAGACTGCAATGATACAGCACAGTCCACAGCACCAAAACCAGAATCTTTACTCCAGCCAGGCCTATCCATCCTTCCCCAACCAGAACCTGGTCATGAGCCCTCCAGCCCACAGCCGAGGGCCCACTTCTGTGACACCTAaagaacagcagctgacaggtCTCCAAGGCTCATGTTATGGCCAGGAGATGGTGGTCCCCAGGCCCCCTCAGGGACGGAAACCTCTCAGCCGTCAGAACAGCCTGTCACAGGTAGGAGGAGTCTACTTGGGCAGCCCACCCCACCTCAGCCCTGTCCACTCCAATTCCAGCCCCAGGCGAGGGGTCCGACTTCCTCCAGTTCAGCATCCACAACAcccacaaaatgaaatgttctccCCGTCGAATAACAACAGCATGTACTACTCGGGCCAGATAAACATGGATATGGAGAAACACATGGACCCCCAGAACGGACCTTGTCTCAACCAGCAGCACAATATGGGGTCCAACCTGGACCCAACAGGTGGCACAAAGTCTGCCCCCTTGGATCCCTATCCTGAGTCTGGTCCCATCTCCAATGCCTTAGAAAACCTGGACCTGGACAATGCTCGCATAGACTTCACCTCCATCATCGATGATGCTGAGTCTTCCACATTCAGCCCAGTCAACAATCCCCTTCAGGGTCAACCAGGGTCTTCCTCCCAGGCCTCCTCCCGCCTCACCACCCCCCAGACTTCTGTCAGCCTAGCTGCAGGCTCTGGCCTGTCCAACATGGCTGTGGGCGACATGACGTCCATGCTTACCTCGCTGGCTGGGGAGAATAAATACCTGAACACACTGTCGTAG